One part of the Streptococcus sp. oral taxon 431 genome encodes these proteins:
- the gatC gene encoding Asp-tRNA(Asn)/Glu-tRNA(Gln) amidotransferase subunit GatC, with protein sequence MKITQEEVTHVANLSKLKFSEEETAEFATTLSKIVDMVELLGEVDTTGVEPTTTMADRKTVLRPDIAEEGTDRDRLFKNVPEKDNYYIKVPAILDDGGDA encoded by the coding sequence ATGAAAATTACGCAAGAAGAGGTAACACACGTTGCCAATCTTTCAAAATTAAAATTCTCAGAAGAAGAAACTGCTGAGTTTGCGACAACCTTGTCTAAGATTGTTGATATGGTCGAATTGCTCGGCGAAGTCGACACTACTGGTGTTGAACCAACGACTACCATGGCAGATCGCAAGACCGTTCTTCGCCCAGACATAGCCGAAGAAGGAACTGACCGTGATCGCTTATTTAAAAATGTACCTGAAAAAGACAATTACTATATCAAGGTACCAGCTATCCTGGATGATGGAGGAGATGCCTAA
- the nusB gene encoding transcription antitermination factor NusB, with amino-acid sequence MTSPLLESRRELRKCAFQALMSLEFGSDLETACRFAYTHDREDADVQLPNFLVELVSGVQAKKDDLDKQITQHLKTGWTIDRLTLVEKTLLRLGVFEITSFDTPQLVAVNEAIELSKSFSDQKSARFINGLLSQFVTEED; translated from the coding sequence ATGACTAGTCCATTATTAGAATCAAGACGTGAGCTACGTAAATGTGCTTTCCAAGCTTTGATGAGTCTTGAATTTGGTTCAGATCTAGAAACTGCTTGTCGCTTCGCCTACACGCATGATCGCGAAGATGCAGATGTGCAACTTCCTAACTTCCTTGTGGAGCTCGTTTCTGGTGTCCAAGCTAAAAAGGATGATCTGGATAAACAAATCACTCAACATTTGAAAACTGGTTGGACCATCGATCGTCTGACTTTAGTGGAAAAAACTCTTCTACGCCTAGGAGTTTTTGAAATCACTTCATTTGATACTCCTCAACTCGTAGCTGTTAACGAAGCCATTGAGCTTTCTAAAAGCTTTTCAGATCAAAAATCAGCCCGTTTTATCAACGGACTCCTCAGTCAATTTGTGACAGAAGAAGATTAA
- a CDS encoding CPBP family intramembrane glutamic endopeptidase translates to MKKLGHLGVFILLIFLSVYLPELGIVHLTKFLGWGIDGYSIFSTVEVIALLLLFIYWLKKKEMLYIFEKKGSKKSRFFYLVVGLVATYFDRQLVDAFQLQFHHLIDNKYIFQDILSILYSNGQPTFLSTVLSFSLTVVVGPILEELVDRGYFMNTFFPQSKYYLDVILSALIFGISHLILTHRDPISLIIYSLGGLFYALVYRWTKNLKITILCHSFFNFLIYVKPIWIFVYNYVYYHFFR, encoded by the coding sequence ATGAAAAAACTAGGGCATTTGGGAGTCTTTATCTTACTGATATTTCTATCAGTTTATCTACCAGAGTTAGGGATTGTGCATCTGACTAAGTTTTTAGGATGGGGGATAGATGGCTATTCTATCTTTTCAACAGTTGAAGTAATAGCTCTTTTGCTATTATTTATCTACTGGCTCAAAAAGAAAGAGATGCTCTATATTTTTGAAAAAAAGGGTTCTAAGAAGTCAAGATTCTTTTACCTTGTAGTTGGTCTAGTGGCTACTTATTTTGATCGTCAATTGGTGGATGCTTTTCAGTTACAGTTTCATCACTTAATTGATAACAAGTATATCTTTCAAGACATTCTTTCGATTCTATACTCCAATGGGCAACCAACTTTTCTATCAACTGTTCTCAGTTTTAGTTTAACAGTAGTCGTCGGACCTATATTGGAGGAACTGGTTGATAGAGGGTATTTTATGAATACCTTTTTCCCCCAGTCCAAGTACTATCTGGATGTTATCCTATCTGCTCTTATCTTTGGAATTAGTCATTTGATCCTAACTCACCGAGATCCTATCAGTTTGATCATTTATAGTTTAGGCGGTCTCTTCTATGCTCTGGTCTACCGTTGGACAAAGAACTTAAAAATTACCATCCTATGCCATAGTTTTTTCAATTTTCTCATTTATGTAAAACCCATCTGGATATTTGTTTATAATTATGTCTATTACCACTTTTTTAGATAG
- the gatA gene encoding Asp-tRNA(Asn)/Glu-tRNA(Gln) amidotransferase subunit GatA: protein MTFNNKTIEELHNLLVSKEISATELTQATLEDIKAREEAINAFVTIAEDQALAQAKAIDETGIDADNVLSGIPLAVKDNISTDGILTTAASKMLYNYEPIFDATAVANAKSKGMIVVGKTNMDEFAMGGSGETSYYGATKNAWDYSKVPGGSSSGSAASVASGQVRLSLGSDTGGSIRQPAAFNGIVGLKPTYGTVSRFGLIAFGSSLDQIGPFAPTVKENALLLNAIASQDAKDSTSAPVRIADFTSKIGQDIKGMKIALPKEYLGEGIDPEVKETILNAAKHFEKLGAIVEEVSLPHSKYGVAVYYIIASSEASSNLQRFDGIRYGFRAEDAKNLDEIYVNTRSQGFGDEVKRRIMLGTFSLSSGYYDAYYKKAGQVRTLIIQDFEKVFADYDLILGPTAPSVAFDLDSLNHDPVAMYLADLLTIPVNLAGLPGISIPAGFAQGLPVGLQLIGPKYSEETIYQAAAAFEATTDYHKQQPVIFGGDN, encoded by the coding sequence ATGACTTTTAACAATAAAACCATTGAAGAGTTGCACAACCTCCTTGTATCTAAGGAAATTTCTGCAACCGAACTAACGCAAGCAACGCTTGAAGATATCAAGGCGCGTGAAGAAGCTATCAATGCCTTTGTCACTATCGCTGAAGATCAAGCTCTTGCTCAAGCTAAAGCTATTGACGAAACTGGAATTGACGCTGACAATGTCCTTTCAGGAATTCCACTTGCTGTTAAGGATAACATCTCTACAGACGGTATCCTCACAACTGCTGCCTCAAAAATGCTCTACAACTACGAACCAATCTTTGATGCGACAGCTGTTGCCAATGCAAAATCTAAGGGCATGATCGTTGTTGGGAAAACCAACATGGACGAGTTTGCCATGGGTGGTTCTGGTGAAACATCTTACTACGGTGCAACTAAAAATGCCTGGGACTACAGCAAGGTTCCCGGTGGATCATCTAGTGGTTCCGCAGCTTCTGTAGCTTCAGGACAAGTCCGTTTGTCTCTTGGTTCTGATACAGGTGGATCCATCCGCCAACCGGCTGCCTTCAACGGGATTGTCGGTCTCAAACCAACCTACGGAACAGTTTCACGTTTCGGTCTGATTGCCTTTGGTAGTTCATTAGACCAGATTGGACCTTTCGCACCAACCGTTAAAGAAAATGCGCTCTTGCTCAATGCTATTGCCAGCCAAGATGCTAAAGACTCTACTTCTGCTCCTGTCCGCATTGCCGACTTTACTTCAAAAATCGGACAAGACATCAAGGGCATGAAAATTGCTTTGCCTAAGGAATACCTTGGTGAAGGGATTGACCCAGAAGTTAAAGAAACTATCCTCAACGCAGCCAAACACTTTGAAAAACTAGGTGCTATCGTGGAAGAAGTTAGCCTTCCACACTCAAAATATGGGGTTGCTGTATACTACATCATCGCTTCATCAGAAGCATCATCAAACTTGCAACGATTTGACGGTATCCGCTATGGTTTCCGTGCTGAGGACGCTAAAAACTTGGACGAGATTTACGTTAACACTCGTAGCCAAGGCTTCGGTGACGAAGTAAAACGTCGGATCATGCTTGGTACTTTTAGTCTTTCATCAGGTTACTACGATGCCTACTACAAAAAAGCTGGTCAAGTTCGTACTCTCATCATCCAAGATTTTGAAAAAGTCTTTGCAGATTACGATCTCATCCTTGGTCCAACAGCTCCAAGCGTAGCCTTTGACTTGGATTCACTCAACCACGATCCAGTTGCCATGTACTTGGCTGACCTCTTGACAATCCCAGTCAACTTGGCAGGCCTCCCAGGAATTTCAATTCCTGCAGGATTTGCTCAAGGCCTACCAGTAGGACTGCAATTGATTGGTCCTAAGTATTCAGAAGAGACTATCTACCAAGCTGCTGCTGCTTTTGAAGCAACAACAGACTACCACAAACAACAACCCGTGATTTTTGGAGGTGATAACTAA
- the accC gene encoding acetyl-CoA carboxylase biotin carboxylase subunit: MFRKILIANRGEIAVRIIRAARELGIATVAVYSTADKEALHTLLADEAICIGPGKATESYLNINAILSAAVLTEAEAIHPGFGFLSENSKFATMCEEVGIKFIGPSARVMDVMGDKINARAQMIKANVPVIPGSDGEVHTAEEALAVAEKIGYPVMLKASAGGGGKGIRKVEKAEDLVSAFETASSEAKANFGNGAMYLERVIYPARHIEVQILADQMGHVIHLGERDCSLQRNNQKVLEESPSIAIGKTLRNEIGAAAVRAAESVGYENAGTIEFLLDEATGKFYFMEMNTRVQVEHPVTEFVSGVDIVKEQIRIAAGQPLALKQEDIVLKGHAIECRINAENPAFNFAPSPGKITNLYLPSGGVGLRVDSAVYPGYTIPPYYDSMIAKIIVHGENRFDALMKMQRALYELEIEGVVTNADFQLDLISDRRVIAGDYDTSFLMETFLPHYQEKE; this comes from the coding sequence ATGTTTCGTAAGATTTTAATTGCCAATCGTGGTGAGATTGCTGTTCGTATTATTCGTGCGGCACGAGAGTTAGGAATTGCTACAGTCGCTGTTTATTCGACTGCTGACAAGGAAGCCCTCCACACTCTTTTGGCTGATGAGGCTATCTGTATCGGCCCTGGGAAGGCTACAGAATCTTATCTGAACATCAACGCTATCCTTTCAGCTGCAGTATTGACTGAAGCTGAAGCTATTCACCCTGGATTTGGATTTTTAAGTGAAAATTCCAAATTTGCAACTATGTGTGAAGAAGTCGGGATCAAATTTATCGGACCATCAGCTCGCGTAATGGATGTCATGGGGGATAAGATTAACGCCCGTGCTCAGATGATTAAGGCAAATGTGCCCGTCATTCCAGGTTCAGATGGAGAAGTCCATACTGCAGAAGAGGCTCTGGCTGTTGCCGAAAAAATTGGCTATCCAGTTATGCTCAAGGCATCAGCTGGAGGCGGTGGTAAAGGGATTCGTAAGGTTGAAAAGGCAGAGGATCTCGTATCAGCCTTTGAAACAGCTTCTAGTGAAGCCAAAGCCAACTTTGGTAATGGGGCTATGTACCTTGAGCGGGTGATTTATCCTGCCCGCCACATTGAAGTACAGATTCTTGCTGATCAAATGGGACATGTTATTCACCTAGGTGAACGTGACTGTTCGCTGCAGCGAAATAACCAAAAGGTTTTGGAAGAAAGTCCTTCTATTGCTATCGGGAAAACACTTCGGAATGAAATTGGTGCTGCAGCAGTCCGTGCAGCTGAATCTGTTGGTTATGAAAATGCTGGGACCATTGAGTTCCTATTGGATGAAGCGACTGGTAAATTCTACTTTATGGAGATGAATACTCGTGTTCAAGTAGAACATCCAGTCACTGAATTTGTTTCTGGTGTGGATATTGTCAAGGAACAAATCCGTATTGCAGCAGGTCAACCATTGGCCTTGAAACAAGAAGATATTGTTCTAAAAGGACATGCCATTGAGTGTCGTATCAATGCGGAAAATCCAGCCTTTAATTTTGCACCAAGTCCTGGTAAGATTACCAATCTCTATCTACCAAGTGGAGGTGTGGGCTTGCGCGTAGATTCTGCAGTTTATCCAGGTTATACCATTCCACCATACTATGATAGTATGATTGCTAAGATTATTGTTCATGGGGAAAATCGTTTTGATGCACTTATGAAAATGCAACGAGCTCTATATGAACTCGAAATTGAAGGAGTCGTTACCAATGCTGATTTCCAACTGGATCTAATCTCTGATCGGCGCGTGATAGCAGGGGACTACGATACTTCCTTCTTGATGGAAACATTTTTACCACACTATCAAGAAAAAGAATAA
- the gatB gene encoding Asp-tRNA(Asn)/Glu-tRNA(Gln) amidotransferase subunit GatB, translating to MNFETVIGLEVHVELNTNSKIFSPTSAHFGNDQNANTNVIDWSFPGVLPVLNKGVVDAGIKVALALNMDIHKKMHFDRKNYFYPDNPKAYQISQFDEPIGYNGWIEVELEDGTTKKIGIERAHLEEDAGKNTHGTDGFSYVDLNRQGVPLIEIVSEADMRSPEEAYAYLTALKEVIQYAGISDVKMEEGSMRVDANISLRPYGQEKFGTKTELKNLNSFSNVRKGLEYEVQRQAEILRSGGQIRQETRRYDEANKATILMRVKEGAADYRYFPEPDLPLFEISDEWIEEMRTELPEFPKERRARYVSQLGLSDYDAIQLTANKVTSDFFEKAVALGGDAKQVSNWLQGEVAQFLNAEGKTLEQIELTPENLVEMIAIIEDGTISSKIAKKVFVHLAKNGGGAREYVEKAGLVQISDPDVLIPIIHQVFADNEAAVADFKSGKRNADKAFTGFLMKATKGQANPQVALKLLAQELAKLKNDQ from the coding sequence ATGAACTTTGAAACAGTCATTGGACTTGAAGTCCACGTAGAGCTCAACACCAATTCAAAAATCTTCTCACCTACTTCTGCCCACTTTGGAAATGACCAAAATGCCAATACAAACGTGATTGACTGGTCTTTCCCTGGCGTACTGCCAGTTCTCAATAAAGGTGTTGTCGATGCTGGTATCAAGGTTGCACTCGCTCTTAACATGGACATCCATAAGAAGATGCACTTTGATCGCAAAAACTACTTCTATCCTGATAATCCCAAAGCCTATCAAATTTCTCAATTTGATGAGCCAATTGGTTACAATGGATGGATTGAAGTGGAACTAGAAGACGGAACAACTAAGAAAATCGGTATCGAGCGTGCTCACCTAGAGGAAGACGCTGGTAAGAACACCCACGGTACAGATGGTTTCTCTTATGTCGACCTTAATCGTCAAGGCGTGCCATTGATTGAGATTGTATCTGAAGCCGACATGCGCTCACCAGAAGAAGCCTACGCTTATCTAACAGCCCTCAAGGAAGTTATCCAGTATGCTGGTATTTCTGACGTTAAGATGGAAGAAGGTTCCATGCGTGTGGATGCCAACATCTCGCTTCGTCCTTATGGTCAAGAGAAATTTGGTACCAAAACTGAGTTGAAAAACCTCAACTCCTTCTCAAACGTTCGTAAAGGTCTTGAGTACGAAGTGCAACGTCAGGCTGAAATCCTTCGTTCAGGTGGTCAAATCCGCCAAGAAACACGCCGTTATGACGAAGCGAACAAGGCAACTATCCTCATGCGTGTCAAGGAAGGGGCTGCAGACTACCGCTACTTCCCAGAGCCAGACCTACCACTCTTTGAAATCTCTGATGAGTGGATTGAGGAAATGCGTACTGAATTGCCAGAGTTTCCAAAAGAACGCCGTGCTCGCTACGTATCTCAACTTGGTCTATCAGACTACGATGCTATCCAGCTGACTGCCAATAAAGTCACTTCTGATTTCTTTGAAAAAGCTGTCGCCCTCGGTGGTGATGCTAAACAAGTTTCTAACTGGCTCCAAGGTGAAGTCGCTCAATTCTTGAACGCCGAAGGTAAGACACTGGAACAAATCGAATTGACACCTGAAAACTTGGTTGAAATGATTGCTATCATCGAAGACGGTACTATCTCGTCTAAGATTGCCAAGAAAGTCTTTGTTCACCTAGCTAAAAATGGTGGTGGAGCGCGTGAATACGTTGAAAAAGCAGGTTTAGTTCAAATCTCAGATCCCGATGTCTTGATTCCAATCATCCACCAAGTCTTTGCGGATAACGAAGCCGCTGTTGCCGACTTCAAGTCAGGAAAACGTAACGCTGACAAGGCCTTCACAGGATTCCTCATGAAAGCAACCAAGGGTCAAGCCAACCCACAAGTAGCCCTTAAACTACTTGCCCAAGAATTGGCTAAGTTGAAAAACGATCAATAA
- a CDS encoding SPFH domain-containing protein, with protein sequence MGFIRAALSSGLNSFNDSKFKEAIVLPNNLTADALAIKGQLLSKDPDGKSRQSNQNTGLLTDGSVVIVPQGYVAILVNNGTFLGDVLEAGSHEWRSGDNAWLLEKGGLKGTWENFKNRFSFGGQVITQQEIIFIRMQPVAGNKFGTQNAVEYFSERYQQLLNIRFYGLFDIKVADPVLFYVSSISQQIEDHKAFTLQNVAQGTLRQNIAPKIAIAIAKFTNENKVDIYSLNANQDTFNELAKQEVNKVWAGLYGIETTNILLEDLSYDQESLDIVRKLDSELVAMKYNTIEIEERRARNEALIAAANNEGNGNGMNMIMGMNLGQTLGGQLNQQAQTQAPVQNNGQTASKNFYIEVDGKYVLVTKDEEGNIVPVN encoded by the coding sequence ATGGGATTTATTCGTGCCGCCCTATCTTCAGGGCTTAATAGTTTTAACGATAGCAAATTTAAAGAAGCGATCGTACTTCCAAATAACCTAACAGCCGATGCTTTGGCCATTAAAGGCCAACTTCTTTCAAAAGATCCAGATGGCAAATCTAGACAAAGTAATCAAAACACTGGACTACTAACAGATGGTAGTGTCGTTATTGTTCCTCAAGGCTATGTCGCTATTCTAGTGAACAACGGTACCTTCCTTGGAGACGTCTTAGAAGCTGGTAGCCACGAATGGCGTTCTGGAGACAATGCCTGGCTTCTTGAAAAAGGTGGACTAAAGGGTACTTGGGAAAATTTCAAAAACCGCTTCTCGTTTGGTGGTCAAGTCATTACCCAACAAGAAATCATCTTTATTCGTATGCAACCCGTTGCCGGAAATAAATTCGGTACACAGAATGCTGTAGAATACTTCAGTGAACGTTATCAACAATTACTTAACATCCGCTTCTACGGCTTATTTGATATCAAAGTTGCTGATCCAGTCCTATTCTACGTCAGTTCCATTAGTCAACAGATTGAAGACCATAAAGCCTTTACATTACAAAATGTAGCTCAAGGAACACTTCGACAAAATATCGCACCAAAGATTGCCATTGCAATTGCTAAATTTACCAATGAAAACAAGGTAGATATCTATAGCCTTAATGCCAATCAAGATACTTTCAATGAACTAGCTAAACAAGAAGTTAACAAGGTATGGGCTGGACTTTATGGGATTGAAACAACCAACATCCTGCTTGAAGATTTGAGCTATGATCAAGAAAGCTTAGATATTGTCCGTAAGCTTGATAGCGAGCTTGTCGCTATGAAGTACAATACGATTGAGATTGAAGAACGTCGTGCTCGTAATGAAGCTCTCATCGCTGCTGCTAACAATGAAGGCAATGGCAATGGTATGAACATGATTATGGGAATGAACCTAGGACAAACACTTGGTGGTCAACTCAACCAACAAGCCCAAACTCAAGCCCCTGTTCAAAATAACGGGCAAACTGCAAGCAAGAACTTTTACATCGAGGTAGACGGTAAGTATGTTCTCGTAACCAAAGATGAAGAAGGAAATATCGTACCAGTCAACTAA
- a CDS encoding acetyl-CoA carboxylase carboxyl transferase subunit alpha, with protein sequence MNIAKIVREAREQTRLTALDFATGIFDDFIELHGDRSFRDDGAIIGGIGWLGDQAVTVVGIQKGKSLQDNLNRNFGQPHPEGYRKALRLMKQAEKFGRPIVTFINTAGAYPGVGAEERGQGEAIARNLFEMSDLQVPIIAIIIGEGGSGGALALAVADRVWMLENSIYAVLSPEGFASILWKDGTRAMEAAELMKITSHELLEMEVVDKVISERGLSAKELLARVKNELQTEIEQLKQLSLEKLLEERYQRFRKY encoded by the coding sequence ATGAATATTGCGAAAATCGTTAGAGAAGCTCGTGAACAAACTCGCCTAACAGCCTTGGATTTCGCAACAGGAATTTTTGATGATTTTATTGAGCTGCATGGGGATCGCTCCTTCCGTGATGATGGTGCTATTATTGGTGGTATCGGTTGGTTGGGAGACCAAGCAGTGACTGTTGTTGGAATCCAAAAAGGTAAAAGTTTACAAGATAATCTTAACCGTAACTTTGGTCAACCTCATCCTGAAGGTTATCGAAAAGCCCTTCGTTTGATGAAACAAGCAGAAAAGTTCGGTCGTCCAATTGTAACCTTTATCAATACTGCTGGTGCCTATCCTGGTGTAGGCGCAGAAGAACGTGGTCAAGGTGAAGCCATTGCTCGAAATCTCTTTGAAATGAGCGACTTACAAGTGCCCATTATTGCCATTATTATCGGTGAAGGAGGCTCTGGTGGAGCTCTAGCTCTAGCAGTAGCTGACCGTGTTTGGATGCTTGAAAATTCCATCTATGCGGTACTGAGTCCTGAAGGATTTGCTTCTATCTTGTGGAAAGATGGTACGCGTGCAATGGAAGCAGCTGAGTTGATGAAAATCACTTCCCATGAACTTTTGGAGATGGAAGTCGTTGATAAGGTTATTTCAGAGAGAGGTCTCTCTGCCAAAGAGCTGCTAGCTCGTGTAAAAAATGAACTTCAAACAGAAATTGAACAATTAAAACAATTATCCTTGGAGAAACTTTTGGAAGAACGTTATCAACGCTTTAGAAAGTATTAA
- the efp gene encoding elongation factor P codes for MIEASKLKAGMTFETAEGKLIRVLEASHHKPGKGNTIMRMKLRDVRTGSTFETSYRPEEKFEQAIIETVPAQYLYKMDDTAYFMNTETYDQYEIPVVNVENELLYILENSDVKIQFYGTEVIGVTVPTTVELTVAETQPSIKGATVTGSGKPATMETGLVVNVPDFIEAGQKLIINTAEGTYVSRA; via the coding sequence ATGATTGAAGCAAGTAAACTAAAGGCTGGTATGACTTTTGAAACAGCTGAAGGAAAATTGATCCGCGTTTTGGAAGCTAGCCACCACAAACCAGGTAAAGGAAACACTATCATGCGTATGAAATTGCGTGATGTCCGCACTGGTTCAACTTTTGAAACAAGCTACCGCCCAGAAGAAAAATTTGAGCAAGCGATCATCGAAACAGTTCCAGCTCAATACTTGTACAAAATGGACGACACAGCTTACTTCATGAATACAGAAACTTATGACCAATACGAAATTCCTGTTGTGAATGTTGAAAACGAATTGCTTTACATCCTTGAAAACTCAGATGTAAAAATCCAATTCTACGGAACTGAAGTAATCGGTGTAACTGTACCAACTACTGTTGAATTGACAGTTGCTGAAACACAACCATCTATCAAAGGTGCTACTGTTACAGGTTCTGGTAAACCAGCAACAATGGAAACTGGTCTTGTCGTGAACGTTCCAGACTTCATCGAAGCAGGACAAAAATTGATTATCAACACTGCAGAAGGAACTTACGTTTCTCGCGCCTAA
- the accD gene encoding acetyl-CoA carboxylase, carboxyltransferase subunit beta: MALFSKKDKYIRINPNRSTVNQPQIKPEVPDELFSQCPGCKYTIYQKDLGSERICPHCGYTFRISAQERLALTIDMGTFLEMFKGIETQDPLNFPGYRKKLTLMREKTGLDEAVVTGTALIKGEKVALGIMDSNFIMASMGTVVGEKITRLFEYATAEKLPVVLFTASGGARMQEGIMSLMQMAKISAAVKRHSNAGLFYLTILTDPTTGGVTASFAMEGDIILAEPQSLVGFAGRRVIENTVREDLPEDFQKAEFLLEHGFVDAIIKRRELPDTIARLVRLHRRES; this comes from the coding sequence ATGGCTCTATTTAGTAAAAAAGATAAATATATTCGAATCAATCCCAATCGTTCGACTGTAAATCAACCTCAGATTAAGCCAGAGGTTCCAGATGAGCTCTTTTCCCAATGTCCAGGATGCAAATACACGATTTACCAAAAGGACTTGGGGAGTGAGCGTATATGCCCTCACTGTGGCTATACCTTCCGTATTTCAGCTCAAGAGCGTTTAGCTTTAACCATTGATATGGGTACGTTTTTGGAAATGTTTAAAGGGATTGAAACTCAGGACCCTCTGAATTTTCCAGGTTATCGTAAAAAATTGACTTTGATGCGTGAAAAGACAGGTCTTGATGAGGCTGTTGTAACAGGAACAGCTTTGATTAAGGGAGAGAAAGTTGCCCTTGGCATCATGGATTCTAACTTTATTATGGCGTCAATGGGGACAGTTGTTGGTGAGAAAATCACTCGCTTGTTCGAATATGCGACCGCTGAAAAATTACCTGTCGTATTGTTTACAGCTTCTGGCGGAGCACGCATGCAGGAAGGAATCATGAGCTTGATGCAGATGGCCAAAATCTCTGCAGCAGTCAAACGTCATTCCAATGCAGGTCTCTTTTATCTGACAATCCTTACCGACCCGACGACTGGAGGAGTAACAGCTTCCTTCGCAATGGAAGGGGATATCATCTTGGCGGAACCTCAAAGTTTGGTAGGTTTTGCTGGACGCCGTGTGATTGAAAATACAGTAAGAGAAGACCTACCAGAAGACTTCCAGAAAGCAGAGTTTTTACTGGAACATGGTTTTGTGGATGCAATTATTAAACGGCGAGAATTGCCAGATACGATTGCTCGATTAGTAAGACTACACAGGAGGGAGAGTTGA
- a CDS encoding zinc-ribbon domain-containing transport protein: MKKLYTLLATCLLLFFFTPFNSIDAGVGHSRSGSSSRSSSRSSSRSSSSRSSSYKSSYRSGSSSSSSGGSLGTGMNMLIMFGVGGFLLYMFIKYLSDQNSSSGKSYGSSTGYNPPSHRRVEHNTLAVNRVKYGDPNFDADAFASWVKEVYIQLQAAWTKKDWNLVRSLESTSLYSQHSTQLEDHIRAKTTNVLEKVYVENIRIKDFYENSDGNDTLVVILSSTLRDYVIDDKTRKVIEGDPQQDLFTVYQMNFIRKHGSQTENTVQDEAVSDHCPNCGAPLKISAISQCEYCGAELTRSPNQWVLDTYDVVDEDELYN; this comes from the coding sequence ATGAAAAAGTTATATACTCTTCTCGCCACTTGTTTATTGTTGTTCTTCTTCACACCATTTAACTCAATTGATGCTGGCGTTGGCCATTCGCGAAGTGGTAGCTCTAGCCGAAGCAGTTCAAGAAGTAGCAGCCGCAGTAGCTCAAGTCGCAGCTCCTCTTATAAAAGTAGCTATCGCTCTGGAAGTAGCTCCTCTAGTTCAGGTGGTTCTTTAGGTACTGGTATGAACATGCTTATCATGTTTGGTGTAGGAGGTTTCTTACTCTACATGTTCATCAAATATCTAAGCGACCAGAATTCATCTTCTGGCAAGTCTTACGGTAGTTCAACTGGGTATAATCCACCTAGCCATCGCCGAGTAGAACACAACACACTAGCTGTTAATCGTGTCAAATATGGTGATCCAAACTTTGATGCTGATGCCTTCGCTTCATGGGTTAAAGAAGTCTATATTCAGTTGCAGGCAGCCTGGACTAAAAAGGATTGGAATTTGGTTCGCTCTCTCGAAAGTACTAGTCTCTATTCCCAACATAGTACTCAACTCGAAGATCATATTCGGGCAAAAACAACCAATGTTTTAGAAAAAGTCTATGTTGAAAATATCCGCATCAAAGATTTCTACGAAAATTCAGATGGAAATGATACTTTAGTGGTTATCCTTTCATCTACACTCAGAGACTATGTTATCGATGATAAGACTCGTAAGGTTATCGAAGGAGACCCTCAACAAGATCTATTTACAGTTTATCAAATGAACTTCATCCGCAAACATGGTAGCCAAACTGAAAACACTGTTCAAGATGAAGCTGTTAGCGACCACTGTCCAAACTGTGGTGCTCCACTTAAAATCTCAGCTATTAGCCAATGTGAATACTGCGGAGCTGAGCTCACACGTAGTCCAAATCAATGGGTACTCGATACCTACGATGTTGTGGATGAAGACGAACTTTATAATTAG
- a CDS encoding Asp23/Gls24 family envelope stress response protein: protein MGIEEQLGEIVIAPRVLEKIIAIATAKVEGVHSFSNKSVSDTLSKLSLGRGVYLKEANDELTADIYLYLEYGVKVPKVAMAIQKAVKDAVRNMADVEITAVNIHVAGIVPDKTPKPELKDLFDEDFLND, encoded by the coding sequence ATGGGAATTGAAGAACAACTTGGCGAAATCGTCATCGCCCCACGTGTACTAGAAAAAATCATTGCTATTGCAACTGCGAAAGTTGAAGGCGTACACTCTTTTTCAAACAAATCAGTATCTGACACCCTTTCAAAACTTTCTCTTGGTCGTGGCGTATACCTAAAAGAAGCCAACGATGAACTTACAGCTGACATCTACCTCTACCTAGAGTACGGTGTCAAAGTTCCTAAGGTTGCTATGGCTATCCAGAAAGCTGTTAAGGATGCTGTCCGCAATATGGCTGATGTTGAAATCACTGCAGTCAACATTCACGTTGCTGGTATCGTTCCAGATAAAACACCAAAACCAGAATTGAAAGACTTATTCGACGAGGACTTCCTCAATGACTAG